CCGACTATGAGCACATCGACTTCGAATACTTCGCGTTCCGGCTCGGACATGGTCACTCCTTGTATTTTTTTGAAAGATTATTCAGATATATAGTTTATACGCAAAATATGCCATCCCATTTTGCACCGCTATCATTATGTTCAAATAATACAACGCGATACAGCCGGATAAAATACGATTATTTTAAGCCGAGGTCAATACGATTTTGTGATATTGAGTGGTGTTGCGGCCCGATAGAGGAAAATTAAAAACCGGGGATGAGCTCCCCGGTTATCACGAGAAATTCATAATACGGGATTCAACCGTCTTACCTGCGGTCAAACAGCTTATAGATAAGAAGTCCAATCGCGGCACCCCAGACCGCCGAGGTGACCGGGTTGTTTTTGACTGTATCCCAGCCGGTCCGATAGGCGCGTTGCGAATAGTCCTTTACATTGCCGTAGACGTCATCGGCGGTATCACCGATATCATCACGCCAGCGCTCGAGACGGCTCTTATTATTGGGCGCCAGGTTGCGGGTAAAGCGAGCGATATCTCTGCGCAAGTCGCTAATGTCTTTTTTAAGATTATCCATGGTCGCTCCTTTCAATTTCGATTTTATATCATTTATTCTGACTTTGCGGCAGTAATCAAATAAATCTTCTATTATTAGTTACGGAACATCATAAATTTAAACAATACTGTATATTTGCGCAGAAATTACGTAGGAGTTATACGTATAATAATTATTATTAATTCAACTTAACGGCGACTGTAATACCATCACGAACGGGTGCGATCGAAGTCAAGAAATCCTTATCAGCGTAAAGTTTACGGGTAAATTCCATGATTGCTTCGGTCGTTTGATCGCGCTCGGAATCGAGTATACGGCCACTCCAGAGGATGTTATCGGTGATAAACAGGCCACCCTTTTTGAGCCGTTTTTTGACCGGTTCGATCGAATCGAGATAACCCTGCTTGTCAATGTCGTTTAAAACGATATCGAACGGACCATCGAATTTATCGAATATCTCGAGGGCATCGCCGACATGAAACTCCATCTTGTCTGCCTGTCCTGCTTCCACGAAAAACTCATCCGCCATCTGCTTATTCTCCTGTTTGCGATCGGTCAGATAAATCCTCCCGTCAGGCGGCAATACCTCGGCCATCCAGAGGGCCGAATAACCGTAGCCCGAACCGAGTTCGAAGATCTGTTTCGCCCCTGTGGTCAGGACATACTGTTGGAGCATGGTGCCGACAAGGGGGCCGATGATCGGGAAACTGTTTTCCTTAGCATAAGCTTCCATGCGGTCGAATGGTGATCTGCGCGCGGGCAGGATGCCTTCGATGTATTCAGTGATACCTGGATTGAGAATCTTCATTATATTATACCTTGATAAATACTTTACCGTCTTCGATCTTGACTTCGTAAGTTGCCACCTTGACTCCGGGAAGCTCGAGTGATTCACCCGTGGTGACATCGCATCTCCAGCCGTGCAAAGGACAGGTCACCAGGTTGCCCGCGACAGGGCCATCGGCCATCGGCCCGCCCTCATGCGGACAGAGGTTATCGATAGCATAAAACTTGCCGCCGATATTGAAAACGCCTATCTCGTCGCGTCCCAGGTCAAATGCCTTGCCGGTTCCCGGGGGGATCTCCGCTTCCGAACAGATCTCTTTGAACTCAGCCATATCTCTTTGCCTCCCTGTTGTATATGAATTACAAATCCAGCTCATTCAGGTCGTTGAGCACTTCCTGCGAGTGCCCGTCGACTCTCACTTTCGGATAGACTTTTATGATTTTGCCGTCCGGGCCGATAATGAAGGTTGCGCGCTGGATACCGTAGCCTGTTTTACCGAACATCTTTTTCTCCACCCAGACACCGTATTTTTCGGCGATTTTGTGATCCTTGTCGACCAGAAGCGGAAACGGCAGATTAAGTTTCTCGGTGAACTTCTGATGAGACTGCCTGCTGTCGGGCGAGATGCCCAGAAGAACGACGTCCCTGGTCTGAAAATTGCTGTAATCATCGCGGAAGTTTTCGGCCTCTTTTGTACAACCGGAGGTGTTGTCCTTGGGATAAAAATACAACA
The nucleotide sequence above comes from Candidatus Zixiibacteriota bacterium. Encoded proteins:
- a CDS encoding methyltransferase domain-containing protein; protein product: MSPRVNHSSFPESRWQLTKSRSKTVKYLSRYNIMKILNPGITEYIEGILPARRSPFDRMEAYAKENSFPIIGPLVGTMLQQYVLTTGAKQIFELGSGYGYSALWMAEVLPPDGRIYLTDRKQENKQMADEFFVEAGQADKMEFHVGDALEIFDKFDGPFDIVLNDIDKQGYLDSIEPVKKRLKKGGLFITDNILWSGRILDSERDQTTEAIMEFTRKLYADKDFLTSIAPVRDGITVAVKLN
- the nirD gene encoding nitrite reductase small subunit NirD; the encoded protein is MAEFKEICSEAEIPPGTGKAFDLGRDEIGVFNIGGKFYAIDNLCPHEGGPMADGPVAGNLVTCPLHGWRCDVTTGESLELPGVKVATYEVKIEDGKVFIKV
- a CDS encoding thioredoxin-dependent thiol peroxidase, producing MPVEEGKKAPAFNLETTSGDKIALKDLAGKTVVLYFYPKDNTSGCTKEAENFRDDYSNFQTRDVVLLGISPDSRQSHQKFTEKLNLPFPLLVDKDHKIAEKYGVWVEKKMFGKTGYGIQRATFIIGPDGKIIKVYPKVRVDGHSQEVLNDLNELDL